A window of Bacteroidota bacterium contains these coding sequences:
- a CDS encoding class I SAM-dependent methyltransferase → MNCRFCKTELKNVFIDLVNSPASNSFLTPEQLNEPEMFFPLKVFTCHKCFLVQVDEYKKSDAIFDSNYVYFSSYSTSWLSHAKRYTEMMISRFGYNKDSLVIEVASNDGYLLQYFKEQQVPVLGVEPTANTAAVAKEKGIESVIDFFGVKLAKQLTNEGRKADLLLGNNVLAHVPDIMDFVGGMKIILKEGGVITMEFPHLLQLVENNQFDTIYHEHFSYLSFYTVKQIFESQGLELFDVDEISTHGGSLRIYAKHKEDDSKQISPNVTALLKKEIDKGINSLSLYENFQQKAMKVKLGMLSFLIEQKKAGKKVAAYGAAAKGNTLLNFCGVRNDLVYYVVDANPNKQNKFLPASHIPVLNEEYLKKDKPDFVIILPWNLKDEIVTQLAYIKEWGGKFVIPVPALQIL, encoded by the coding sequence ATGAATTGCAGATTTTGTAAAACTGAATTAAAGAATGTTTTTATAGACCTGGTTAACTCACCAGCTTCAAATTCCTTTCTTACACCGGAGCAGTTAAATGAACCAGAGATGTTTTTCCCTTTAAAGGTCTTTACCTGCCATAAATGTTTTCTCGTGCAGGTGGATGAGTATAAAAAATCAGATGCAATATTCGACAGCAACTATGTTTATTTCTCATCTTACAGTACCAGTTGGTTAAGCCATGCCAAACGCTATACAGAAATGATGATCAGCCGTTTTGGTTATAACAAAGATTCATTGGTGATCGAAGTAGCATCCAATGATGGCTACCTGCTCCAGTATTTTAAAGAACAGCAAGTTCCTGTTTTGGGTGTGGAGCCCACAGCCAATACGGCTGCAGTTGCAAAAGAAAAAGGTATTGAATCGGTGATTGATTTTTTTGGAGTGAAGCTTGCAAAACAATTAACGAATGAAGGAAGAAAGGCAGATCTTCTGTTGGGTAATAATGTGCTGGCACATGTTCCGGATATTATGGATTTTGTAGGCGGAATGAAGATCATTCTGAAAGAAGGTGGAGTTATTACAATGGAGTTTCCGCACTTATTGCAGTTAGTAGAAAACAACCAGTTTGATACGATCTATCATGAACATTTTTCCTACCTGTCATTTTATACAGTAAAACAGATATTCGAATCGCAGGGTCTTGAATTGTTTGATGTAGATGAAATTTCAACACATGGCGGGTCACTGCGCATTTATGCTAAACACAAGGAGGATGATTCTAAGCAAATCTCACCGAATGTTACAGCCTTGCTTAAAAAAGAAATAGATAAAGGGATCAATTCGCTTTCATTGTATGAAAATTTTCAGCAAAAAGCCATGAAAGTAAAATTGGGTATGCTGAGTTTCCTGATCGAGCAAAAAAAAGCAGGAAAAAAAGTAGCAGCTTACGGAGCGGCTGCAAAGGGAAATACGCTGCTTAATTTCTGCGGAGTGAGGAATGACCTGGTGTATTATGTGGTGGATGCAAACCCGAACAAGCAGAATAAGTTTTTACCTGCAAGTCATATACCTGTTTTAAATGAAGAATATTTAAAGAAGGATAAACCCGATTTTGTTATCATCCTTCCCTGGAACCTGAAGGATGAAATAGTAACTCAGCTTGCCTATATAAAAGAGTGGGGTGGGAAATTTGTAATTCCTGTTCCCGCACTGCAGATTTTATAA